The genome window AATCCCGATGCCAGTAACGGGGGGTTCATCGCCCCGCCACCCACCTTCGagagccgctgccgccgctcgGCAGAGCCACCGCTTGAGTGCGCCGAGTGCGGCCGCGGCTTCGGGCAGAAACCGGACCTGGTGCGGCACCGGCTGGCGCACGGCAGAGAGCGCGGCTATGCCTGCGGCCGCTGTGGCAGAGGCTTTGCCgagccagtggggctgggggtggtgggcagCCCCTGCCGCCCCACTCCCTGCCCCAGCCGCTCCCTGGGGATGGCGGAGGGGGGACCGGCGGCCCCCCGAAAGGAGCGGAAGGAGCTGTCACTGACGGAGAAAGTGCGCGTCCTGGAGATGCTGGAGGGCCCCAAGGTGTCGCAGAGCGAGCTGGCTAAGCGCTTCGGGGTGTCGCAACCCCAGATCTGCCGCATCATCAAGAACAAGGAGCGGATCTTGAGCGAGTGGCACCGCAACGGCGACCCGGAGCGCAAACGCAAGCGGGAGGGGAAGGACGCGGCCCTCGAGGCCGCCCTACTGCGCTGGGTGGAGGGCACCCACGCTGCTGACCTGCCCGGCACCGGTTCCCTCCTCCATCTCAAAGCCAAACACCTCGCCGAGGCGCTGGGCCGGCCCGACCCGGAGCCCAGCGGCGGCTGGCTGGCACGCTTCGGGGCTCGCCACAACCTGGCCTTCAAGAAGCCGCCGGCAGAGAAAGGGGACGCGGAGCAGCCCACGGCCGAGCGCTGGGCCAGCGTGGTGCTGCCCGGCCTCCTCCGCAGCTACGCGCCCTCTGAGATCTATGTCTGCGGGGAAACGCGGGTCCTCCTCCCAACCGGCTGCCCTGGTAAGGGCGAGAGCGCCAGTGACCAGCTGACGCTCCTGCTCTGCACCAACGCCGACGGCTCGGAGAAGGCCCCGCTGCGGGCGGTGGGggagagcccccggccccgctgccttCAGGGTGTCAACCTGGGGCAGATGCCCTGGAGCTACCGCGCCGGCAGCCTGGCCGGCGTGACAGCCCCCCTCTTCACCGAGTGGCTGCGAGAGTTCAACGAGGGGATGCGGCGACAGGGGAAGaacgtcctcctcctcctcaccaagCACGAGGCGCACCCCTACCTCCAGCTCTCCAACGTCAGGATGGTCTTCGTCCCGCCAGCCACCACCTTGGACCGCGGCATCGCCAACGACCTCAAGGGCCACTACCGGCGCCGGTTGCTGAGGTGGCTGCCGGCGGAGCGTGGCGCGGGGCAGCCGACCCTCCTGGATGCCCTGCACATGCTGGCGCAAGCCTGGGGCGACGTGCGCCCGGGGCTCATCGCCGGCTGCTTCCGTGCCGCCGGCTTCAGCCCTGACGCCGGTGCCAAGGCCTCAGCCCTCACCCCAGCGTCCAGCCTGCTcggccaggaggagctggaacGCAACGGGGAGCCGGCGGACGGGGATGAGGGGACATCGGAAGGCGAGGACGCAGGAGAGCTGGTGCAGCCCTGTCCCTCGGAGCGGGAGGTCTGGGGGAGCCTGGCCACGCTGCGGCGGTATCTGGAGTGCCGGGCCACCTCGCCGGACCTCTTCCAAGCCTTCTATGAGCTGGAGGACGTGTTGCACATGGTGTCGGCCAGCGCCGGGCGAGCCCTCGTGGGGGACACCCCTCCCAAGCAGTGAGCGGAGCAGCCAGACCCGCTCACACCCGTGCCGGGGACCAGAGCTCATCGGGGTTGTCACCGGACTGGCCTGGCCACCATCCCCTGCAGCGGTGCCAGCTGAGTTGTGCCGTGGGGTTTGCTGTGGGTCCGTGTGGCGCAGGGGCAAAGCAGGTGCCCGGTGGGGGCTGTGGACCCACCACGCTTTGGATGTCACCTGTTGGGGCAGTGCCGGGGGCTGGCGGTGGCAGCGCCGGGGACACGAACCCGCTGCCAAAACCTTCTCCCACGGGGTGGCTTCTGCAGGCAGCGGGAGCCGTTGTGGACTGACCCTGTGGGGATTTGCCCTGAGTGGGGTGGTTGTGTTtgctggggggggatgtggggtgcccCGTGCTGGGGGCAGTGGCTCCCCGTGGGGGCTCGGGGGGACCGGGTGCCACCGGCTGCTGTCACCACGTGGTGCCCGGAGGTTTGCGGCAGGCATTAAAAAGGCGGAATTCAGCAAAGCGCAGTGTGGGTGGCGATTGTCATATTTTAACGTCACTTCAAGCCCTGCCATGAGCCGGGCAGAGCCCCCGCActcccccccggggctgcggggccaccccaaacctccccttcccctccctcaccctggccTGAGGACACGCACCCCGTGGCCCGGTGACACCGTGGCCGCTCCTGggcccccacagcaccccaacgCCTGCTGTCCCCACCCGGGTGACAGGGCCATGGGCAGCACCCGCGGGCAGCGGGGACCTGGCTGACAACCCATGTGCACCCGGGGGTCCCCtgcgcagccccctccccgtgtATGTGGGACCGTGTGGGCACCCTGGGgcaccctgtccctgccctggtgaCCCCGCTGCACTGGGGTCCCTGAGACGGGACGGGGCATGGGGACGGACCCCACCCCCGTGTGTGCACGGAGGACCAGGGGCAGCTGggggccaccccccccccccccccatggtgGGGACAGGCGTGTCCCCACAGCACTGTGGCACCCAAGGGTGGTCTGCAGCCACCCCAGTGGAGGGGAAGCCAGGATGGGGGGTCATGGGGGATTTTGGGCAGGAGGTACCTGTTGGGACACACCTGGGTAGGACACCCAAGGGGTGCTCGTTGGGATGTCCAGGGTGGGGGGCTCCATTGGGGTGTCCAGGCTGGGGGGCAATTGGGGTGTCcagagtgggggggggggcattgggGTGTCCAGGTTTGGGGGGGCCATCAGGGTATGCAGGGTGTGGGGAGCGATCAGGGTGTCCAGGGTGGAGGGCGATTGGGGTGTCCAGGGTGGGGGGTCCATTGGggtgtccagggcagggggtccATTGCGGTGCGCAGGGGGGGATGTCCATTGGGGGGGTCCAAAGCAGGGGTCCATCCCGGTGTccagggcaggggacccatcggGGTGCCCGCTGGGACAGTGGTGTGTGCGAGGGGCACCCAGGGGTCTGTTGGGGTGAAGGGGGCACCCCCGGGatgcagggggggggggggtgcagccaGCTGCCAGTCAGGGTGCGTGGGACATGGGGTACAAaggccccccccccgggccgcAGGATGCACGGGGAGTTATCGATGTAGGTGCAggggacagggtgggctggggggggtccgtGGGACAGGCTGCACGGGGGCTACCGACTGGGGATGCACCATCATGGGGGTGGCACGCagcacctgggggggggggaggggcggggcgcaGGGACAGAGTACCGCGGGGGG of Rissa tridactyla isolate bRisTri1 chromosome 2, bRisTri1.patW.cur.20221130, whole genome shotgun sequence contains these proteins:
- the ZNF589 gene encoding zinc finger protein 589 gives rise to the protein MKEDRERPVALGYGITKPDILAEVERGETAAAVAGRYGEHRSPQPRVAPTGPSQGTEVKSEEGVSPPPASPPSCHTGPGCSYCGVPEPEPNPDASNGGFIAPPPTFESRCRRSAEPPLECAECGRGFGQKPDLVRHRLAHGRERGYACGRCGRGFAEPVGLGVVGSPCRPTPCPSRSLGMAEGGPAAPRKERKELSLTEKVRVLEMLEGPKVSQSELAKRFGVSQPQICRIIKNKERILSEWHRNGDPERKRKREGKDAALEAALLRWVEGTHAADLPGTGSLLHLKAKHLAEALGRPDPEPSGGWLARFGARHNLAFKKPPAEKGDAEQPTAERWASVVLPGLLRSYAPSEIYVCGETRVLLPTGCPGKGESASDQLTLLLCTNADGSEKAPLRAVGESPRPRCLQGVNLGQMPWSYRAGSLAGVTAPLFTEWLREFNEGMRRQGKNVLLLLTKHEAHPYLQLSNVRMVFVPPATTLDRGIANDLKGHYRRRLLRWLPAERGAGQPTLLDALHMLAQAWGDVRPGLIAGCFRAAGFSPDAGAKASALTPASSLLGQEELERNGEPADGDEGTSEGEDAGELVQPCPSEREVWGSLATLRRYLECRATSPDLFQAFYELEDVLHMVSASAGRALVGDTPPKQ